AGCCCTCAGTCAACGCTCCATCTCACGGAGGGAGAGcttttgctcttgttcttcaaCATCGGAAATATGTCATGCAACGCGTCCATGTGGTGCGGCGAAAGTCCTTCGCGAAAGAGTTTCTCCACCGCTTGCTTTGCCGAAGCCGCCAAAGTCAGAGGCGCACTAACCTCACCGAGTCGACGCATCTCTCGGATTGACCTCAGTTGCATTGATGAGCCTCGTACGATGGATGACTGCAAAGACCAAGACTGAGCTGAGTTTATCGACTTCCTTTTAAGAAATAATCATTAAGAGTAAGCTCAAGATAGTTGGCAGAATGAAATTTTCGTGAAATTAAGTTTGAGCACATTTTTATGCCTATTGATATGCAAGTCCAAATGAATTTGCTACAAAATCGGTACGCAAATAACAATCAATTTAGCTGTCAAGTTCTAAATACACACAAAAGTTGTTTAATTTGCTTCATTAATGATAAAGTCGGGATTATTGATTCATTGTTGCAACAGAAACGATTGGTGAGAAGGCCTAGGGTTGGTTATTACAGAGAGGATGGTTGTGCAGCTGATTTTTCCCTTGCTAACATATGTCTCTACACAATTGAGTAACGGTTCCCTGGACGAGGACAACTTTGGAAGATCGACCAGCTCAATACTGCAATGCAAATCAAACTCTATTTCTTGACAGAAATATTTTCCCAAGACCTCCCAACCCAAGCATTTGCATGTTGCAACTCACAGGTTCAAGGTTTTCACGATAGTTGGCCAAATGGGCCAGGCTCGATGGGCCAGCACGAACACGATCCGAAAAAGCACAGTCCTGGCATGGCACGGGCACGACACCATAGTGTCAGTGCCGGCACGAGGCACGGTCTATATAGTGCCTGGGCCGCAGGTCCAGCCCGCGGCACTAGCACGAGCACGGCACGACTAATGGGCTGGCACGATGCCGGCCCGATAACACCAACAGACATGGCTTTTTAACGGCCCATCTTGCATCCCAATTTGCAAAACCTAAGTATAAAACTCAACACCACTTTCCCACAGGAGCCTCCATCCTCACGCAACAACCCAGCGCCGCCCCCCTCGGTCACCCTcttgccgccgccccctccattCCGTCCctcccttccgccgccgccgcttgcctgcTTCCGCTCCTTGCACCCGAAATCgtcgctcctgctcctgctgcagTGCCCCAACGACCTCCCCTCCTCCATCTCCGGATCTCCATGCCACTCCCCGCTCTATTTGTGTGACGCAGGCGCGCAACGGGCCGCTGCAGCGGCACCACGACCTCGCGCGCGAGGCGTTGCGAGTCGGAGTGGTGGCGCGGCAGCTCGACGGCGTGTCAGAGCTGTGGTGTGGCATGAcgaagcggcggcgcgacggtgcGGCGTCGCCTCGGCACGGCGCCGTGGCGAGCCGACATGGGCACGGCGGGGCCGCCGTGCCTGAAGGCACGACACGGCACGGCCAGGCGCCCGTAGGGCCGTGCTAGTGCCTAGCTCTCGGCACAGTGGCCCGAGGCGGCACAGCACGGCGAGGCACGAGCGCGGCATAGTGTCGTGCCTGACCGTGCTCGTGCCAGTGCCGTGCCATGCGGCCCGTCTGGCcatgtatagttttcaccccCTCTCTCTGTTTTTAGGTAGCAAGTCATCATTTTCATCAACACCATACAAAACAAGAAGCATAACACCCAGAAGATCGATCTAGCTAGCTACCTCAAGAAATGAGATATATATGCCGGCGCCGGGTCTTGTCAAAATTTTCAGCAAATTGTTCCTTCTCCAATCTTCGCGCATTTCGATACTTATATGAGCTCAGCAACAGCTAGGATTAAAAAAAGTACCTAAGAATTACTACTCTGTCCTTTTTTAAGTGTCGCTATTAGTGTGCGTGACACAAGTTTGACTCGATTTATAGAAAAAAACGTGTAATATttgtatctccaaataaatttgttaaaaaactagattaaaatatttatctaatgatattaattatgtatcataaatattaatatttttctATATAAAAATAATCAAAATTATTTCTCGAGAAGCGAAAGCGACAGTTATTTAGAGACGGAGAGAGTAAGTAGCTTTCATAGGTTGCAAGAAGCGGTAGGTGGTCCATTAGATGAGGATCAAATGGTATGAGTAATTGCAGtacttttataaaaaaaactgtAATCCTCATAAGATAATGAGTAACTGTAGTTATTTTTATTAAATAGTAACTGTAGTTATTGGAGCATCGTAATTTTGAAGGAGAAAAGGCGAACAAATGGAGAGCGGCCTATTTGTCGTTGGAGCGTGCGCTATTAGGCCCATTACTAGGGACGGGCCAGAATCGGCTTAGCGCCTCAGCCCAGCCCAAGTGGGTGCTTCGGAGGAGCCTCATGAAACTCCATTGTTTTTTCTTcctgatttttgtttttttttaaaaaaaaatccttcgTTTTTAGTCAGACTCAGATTGACTCCCATCTCCACCCTCCTCGCGCGCCGCGACCATGGCGTCCACCGCCGTCAAGCTCATCGGTAAGTCCccgtctctctccctctcagcACCGCCCTCTAtcgccccccacccccccccccccccctccttcgCGGCTCTTACCCGAACTGACcctgtgtgcctttactttgcCCTCCACTGACCTTCTTCTCCGTCTCCGGCGCGGTGATCACTACACCAGACATCGCAGTCAACTTCACCGGTAACTCGTGCTTCAAAAATAGCTTCCCATTTCGTTCTTCTCTTCCTGCTTAGCGTTTACGTGGTTGGCTGATTCTTGCCTGTctctcttttattttcttttccgtGTGGCGTCCGCCGCGCTGTCCGCTGCTACTGCTGTGAAGATGGCATGTTCAAGGGCATCTACCACGGCAAGCAGTGCCACGCCGCTGACATCCCGGCCGTGCTGGCGCGCGCCTGGGCCGCCGGCGTCGACCGCATCATTGTAATGCCCCCCGGTCGCCGGTCCTTTCGCAGTCTCCTGCTTAATTGCCTTGGTTTTTTAGCAATTTCTTGCGCTCTTGTTTGGTGCACGGCAGGTCACCGGAGGGTCTCTGAAGGAGTCCAGGGAGGCACTGGAGATCGCCGAGACCGACGGTGAGTTCAATCGCTTGATATGGTCCATTGACTGGTGTGCTTGGTGGTGCTTCTGGAGTGTTCGATGTAATGTGCCTGAAAATCTGTCTTGTATCTGTACAATGCAGGGAGGCTGTTCTGCACGGTCGGCGTACACCCGACGAGATGTGGGGTAATTGGCATTTTTTGGGTTGGTGTTTGCAATAGGTCATTTGTGGTTCTGTTATCTAATCTTGTGCATTTTGGGTGGTTATAGGAGTTTGAGGAGAGTGGAGACCCGGAGGGGCATTTTCAGGCATTGCTGGCTCTAGCCAAGGAGGGCATAGAGAAAGGCAAGGTTGTGTCTGGGTTATACATAGTTTGCCATCAGAATAATAGATGAAAACTCTGTCCTGACTATCATTCTCTTGTAACCATTTATAATAACTTGCTAGGGAACAGTTACACAGTCATGTGTGGATTGGAGGCAATGAATGTTCACATGAGCTCTTACTTTAACATTGTTATGTGAATCAAGGATCTCGctcattgttcacaaaagacctAATAACAGCAATAACACATTTTTATCCGTAGCAAAGTTAAGGTAGGCTAGGCACAAAGTCATACAAAAGCACCAGGGATCGGATATAATATGTACAGTAGTAGTTGCAGTAAACAAGAACTTTAGTGTAGGTCAAAAGGATCGAGTGCATAACTCGATTCATATAGAATGTGCAACGATGCCCTTGACAATCCACAGTTCAGCAGCATTTTCATGCAAAGATATTTGATATGATCTTTAAGTTTTGAAATATTtagatgtgatattttttgtaGCAAGACATTCAGAGGTTAGTCCCCCAGCCACTCTCTCTTTCCACAGGGAAAAACACTTGTAATCTTACATCTGGAGTTCAATTTCTACAGGTTGTTGCTGTTGGTGAATGTGGTTTGGATTATGATAGGCTTCACTTCTGTCCGGCAGATGTACAAAAGAAGTATGTTCTCTTGCTCACATTATGCATTTAATTTTAATCTGTACATTTTCTGAGTTTCATTTCGTATTAGGTACTTCGAGAAACAGTTTGAGTTGGCTGAAGCAGTAAAATTACCGATGTTTCTTCACATGCGGGCTGCTGGTGAAGACTTCTGTGAAATCATGTCAAGAAATTTGTACAGGTACTATATCTTCTTTGTTCCATAAATGGTGTTCTTGAATTGATGCCCTGCTAGATACACTTCTCCAGTAGTCCAGTGTGGAGGATGAAAACATGAAGAGAAACAGTCGAAAGTAGactatgaaatttttaccaccCATTCAACTTACTCTCAATTGTTTATAGCTACTCCAGTACTCCCTGACCTCTATATCTGAGAGCCAATTTTCTATTTGCCAGATTCCCTGGTGGGGTTACACACTCCTTCACTGACTCAGCAGAAGATCGTGACAAGCTCCTTTCTTTTGAGAAGATGTTTATAGGTCATCTCCCTCGCTTGGCAGTATTTGATGCAACATGATAACTACAAGCTAAATTTACTTAAAAACTCCTCCATTAGTAGCAAAACAAGTTAGTTCAATTTATATAGTAACTCCACTTTGTGATTCAGTTCTGTGTTTAAAACTCCGTCTGGATACTTAGCAACTGTAGAATTTGATATCTGCTCATTCATTATTTCCCAGTAGGGTCAGATAGATAATAAAGAATTTATGAACCACGGCTGCAGGTGTTAATGGCTGTTCTCTAAAAACTAATGAAAATCTTGAAGTTCTTCGGGGCATTCCTGTTGAGAGATTGATGATAGAGACAGATTCTCCATATTGTGACATAAGAAATACTCATGCTGGAAGCCAGTATGTAAAATCAGTCTGGCCAtccaagaagaaagaaaagtatGAGCCAGATTCAATGGTAAAAGGCCGCAATGAGCCTTGTTTAGTCAGGTAACTCACAACAGTTTTGCATAATTGAATGATGTGTTTCATTAACCTTGTGCTATATGTTATGATTATTCAACTACTGCTAGACTGCGAGTTGAACTCATCCCTTTTATGTCATTCATATTTGACTCCAATAAAAGTTGTGGTAACTACATAATTATCAATTTCAGGCAAGTTCTTGAGGTAGTGGCTGGATGCAAAGGGATCACAGACATAGAAGGCTTAAGTAAAACGCTGTACCACAACACTTGCAGGTAAGCTCACTGTGTATCAAGCTGAGAACTTTCAACTGCCTGTCAATAACTTAGGGACAACCTACGCCCCTGGTGCTTATGGTTCTTCGATATCTCAAATACTCACCTAATTCATTTTGTTAATACTGCTAGCTCCAGCTCTGTGGTGCCTCATGTTTTTAATTCCTGTGATCTGCCCAACTTTGCAGACTTTTCTTTCCCCAAGACCTTGATGCATCTGCAGAAGCACAACTTGAGAGTGGTACTAATGTCCAGGATAGCTGATCCTGCAGAGTGAATGGcttttgaaaaaagaaaaattatatgTGCTTGTTGCTTGGCTTCATGTTCCGACTTCCAATATGGCTATGAAATATGCTTTGGTTTGCCACACTTTTGTCCTTCGATCATGCCAAAGGTTGTTAGCTCAGTTGGTCTGGGCGCAGCCAGCGGCACCCGCAGGTGGGGGGTTCGAATCCCCACCGGGGCGGATTTCCCCGCCTGCGGAAAAAAAACCCTCGCTGTGCTCTTGATGACTTGGGTTGTGTTGTCAGCCTGGGCCCGGCCCGGTAGGTAACGGCCCCAAGAACGTGGCACCAACCCAGTGGGCTGTGTTGTCAGCTTAGGCCCGGCCCGTTGGGTAACGGTCCCAGGAACGTGGCACCAGTTCCAAGCTCAAGAGCcggggttcggggggtttctcggcCGGGGTCATCTTGGCCTCTTCTTAATTATAATGCCgcgggggcggtctttcccccgcccggtcgagtttttttttcccttcgATCATCACCAAATTGCCGTGTGATGTGAACCTCTGAACTGTGGGGTATATGTCCTGAATTCATTCAAATAGAGTTCATTTTCATATGGAAACGGATTTGCAGAAAATAGAGCTATAACTTCCACTGATAGTATCTTTTCTTCTAGAACTATTTGAAATAGTTCACCTATGAGATTATCTGACACTGAACAAATAATATAACATGTGAAATGGATCATTTTACAGGAAGCGAAAGGGCTACACTGTTGCACTTTAGAACAATATATTTTGCATAATACAATACAAGAATAACAGAAGTATCTAGATGCCTAACACATTCTAGTATCTATAGCTGAAATGCTGAATCCTCACTACAGCTTCACTGGTGTCAAAATTTTCGCTCAAATAGGTacaatttggatttgaattggCAGAATTTGGAAGTCATTACAATTACAACATGTCTCATAACCCCTGGTTTGTAGTAATTAATAAGTTGTGGATGTCTGTAAGTTGCTCTCGTTGAATTCTGCTTCAGATAGTTCTGAATAACTAGTTGCTTCCGTCTCTGCATCAGATATGTCTGAAGCGGTTTCTTCCTGCTGTGCCTGCACAGCGCTAGGTGGAGAACCAGGTTGTGGGTTCTGTTCTGCCAGGCTAAGCCGCAGAGGTCTCCCTTCCAACTCCTGCATTGCCATTTCAAAACCATGTTAAACACTGCTTTGCCAAGGTGATCTGAATGTGAAGTAAGACAGTACACTCAAGTAGAATTAAACATTGTAATGACACCACAAGTCACAAGCTACATCGATAAAATGGAATTACCAGCTATGCATTGTCCAGTCCCTTTAGCACTGCAAACTCATATATTAGTTGCTTGTGTGCTGTAAATTCGTGATTCAATTTTAAGTATGCATATATTGCAAAGCTATTGCATCAATTGGCCTTTGCATAAATTCAGTGAAGATGTAGAGAAACTGAACAACATTGTACTAGGTCAAGACAGAACATACCACTCCATCCAAAGCATCCAATGCAGCCTGTGCATCCTCTGCGGTCCTGAAGGAAACGAACCCGAACCCCCTGGACCGCCCAGTGTCACGCTCAAAGATGACCCTGGCATCAAGCAAGCCGGACTGGCCCTAGAACACTGACCTCAGTGCGTCTGCTCGCACTCCCCACCCCAGGTTGCCGGCGTAAATCTTGTAAGTGTCATCGTCACGCCTGCGGCCAGCCATTGTGACCGTTCTCCTCTCCCCGCCCCGCGGCGCCTCCGGGTAGTTCACCCTCGCCGTCCTCCCTCCCAGCAGCTTCATTAACACACATGCCAAGATCATGTCAGCAAAGACATCCACATTGATGGGCATGGGGAAGAAGACACCAATTCTACGAATTGAGGAAGGATTGATCCAATTGGTGTGGGAGTGGCCGAGTGGGACTCACGGCGCCATCGAACATCTGGATGGCCTTGGCGGCCTCCTCGGCGGTGGCCATGGTGATGAAGGCGAAGCCGCGGCTCCGGTTGGTGACCTTGTCGTAGATTATCTGCAGCAACAGAGCCATCAGCCACGGTTGCTCTTCAGAAACTGCCGACGCAGTTTGGTCGGTTTGgggcgggcacggcggcggtaCCTGCGCGTCGTCGACCCTGGCGGCCTCGGCGAAGGCCTCGGAGAGCTCCTCGGAGGTGAAGGTGTAGGGCAGGTTGCCGACGAAGAGCCGGCCGGGATCCtcgccgcgcggcggccggcttcGTGGCGACTAGTACGCGCGCGGGGCCTcgacctcctgctcctcctccgcctcgctctCTCCCTCGTCGAAGTACTCCTCTTCCCCGCCAAACTCCTCTCCGTCCGACGAGaacgcctcgccggcggccgcggcggagggcgggaGCAGGACGGGGCGGCCGCGGGGGAACGCGAAGAGGCGGAGGCCGaggccggcgcggtggcgctgGAGGCCCTGGAGCCGGACGCTGGGGAGCGGGACGGGGACACCGTTGGACACGGGCTGCTGCAGGGAGcggaaggtggcggcggcgacggcggcggcggccatggccggcgaggaaGCGGAGAATGGAGCGAGAAGGGCCGGAGAGGCAGCAAGTGAAGTGAgagtgcagcggcggcggaggagcctcTCCTCTCGCCGCCGATAAATAAATTTCTCCTCCTTCCTTATCCGCTACCTGTTGGGCCGAGTGGTCCATGAGCTTATGGGCCCGAAACGcgactcttcttcctccccaagAAGCTCACCGCCAcccagggttaaaaaaaccgctaggaaccggaccggttaccgcggttaccggtctaaccggcccggaccggttccggttccggccggttcaaaccgggcccaaattcaaattttaaatttgaattctaaaaaatggaaaaatccccaaaaaatcttaaaaatacttcaagttgtgatgaatttaatgatgtcaaattttttcaaatattcgttcatttagtatactttgcgagcatttgaagttaaacaaaaaaaacgtgcatacaaaagtatacaaatacaatgtaaaagtagtaaaaaaagggttggagggttcatttagcctaaaacatgttatacaaacattcatttagtatactttgcggatatttgaatttaaacaaaaaaagaaaaaaattgaatttagccggttaccagtcaaaccgaccggttaccagtcaaaccgaccggtaaccggtcaaaccggaccggtaaaccggtctaaccggccggttagccgttcgaaaccggtataactgcgggttttgaattcaaatttgagtttgaccggtttttaccggtaaccggtcaaaccggaccggttagccggAACCGGACGCCGGCGTTTCGGTCCGGTCGGTCGGATAAAAAAACCCTACCGCCACCTCGCGCGCGCGCAGATCGCAGTAAAGCCAATGGCGTCCCCCGAGCCCGCCGCGCAGCCGATCCCCGCGCAAGAGCGCTCCCCACCCGCCGCGGCTGGCCGAGAAGAGGCGCCGCGAGAACCGGTCCCGGAAGCAGCCGCACCCGGagctgcggaggcggaggaggaatgTGAGTGCGAGTTCTGCTTCTTCATGAAGGCCGGGGGCTGCAAGGACGCCTACGTGGCGTTGGAGGAGTGCTTCGAGGCGGCGCAGAAGGAGGGCGCCGACTTCGATGAGCGCTGCGACGAGGTAACCGCCAACCTCAGGAAGTGCATGGACGCGCACGCCCACTACTACTTACCCGTGCTCCTGCGCGCCGTCCGCGTCCCCGGCGAGGAGGTTTGAGTAGACCATTCACAAGCCAAGGTGTCCACGGGTATGGGTGgtattttctttatttctccGAAAGTGTATGGGTGGTATCAAAGGAAACCCAAGATATCTACGAATGGTGTCTAAAGGAAAGAGAATATTAAATCTATATATAGATATTACATTTCCAATGCATGGTGTCTACCAGTTTTTATGAAGAAGATTTATTATTTGCCTTCATACATGTACAAAGATCAGTTATGCAAATTTGTTGTGTGGCCATCACTAAAAGGTACTGAAATTATAAGCCTAAAACTTCTGAAATTGAAACTGAAAGCCTGAACTTCTAAACTAAACTAAAGGTTTGAAACTTTTGAATGAGCTATACAGATCCTTTTAGCAGCACGGGGTTGTTCGTTTGTTAGTTCTCCACTGGTTTAGACTGGAATTGCCGTCATGCTAGCTTGCCAATTAGTCAAATATACTAGCTAGGAGCCAATTCAAACAGCACCACAAAGGCAACGAAAAAGCATGCAATTTCAGTTACTACCTCAAGGAACCAGCTGCCAGGAGGAGATGATTCAGCCATGAAGGAAAAGGGACACCGCTAGTAACCATGAAAAGGGACACCGCTAGTAACCATGCTCCCGCAAGATGAGCATAATGAGCACCAACAGCAGGAAAGCTGCCGGTGGATGGAGCACCATCAGCTTTTGGAGCCCGGCTGGAGCCACGACTAGAGTCATGGGGTCGATTCAACTGCTCGAGTGGATTTTAAGTGGCCCTTCTTCAATTCCGCTTGAATCATTGTTGTGCACGGGCTTGGGATGATTTCTTCCTGAGGGATGCGCAATTGAGGATGGATTTGACTGGTTGGATCTGGTGAGCAGGGATGTTGAAAACAACAAGAGATTGGGGGAAAACGGAGGTAGAGAGATAGTGGAGGAATCCAAACCTCGGGCATTGACGCCGAGAGGATTCAATGACGCGCTACAAATTTGGATGCTCTACCTCGCACGAGAGAAGATAGATATGAGCACCTATAAGCCCATAAAGGCTCATGAGGCCTCCTATCCTTCTTCCCAGCCCCTggcgcctcctccacctccgccagcAGTCGGCGCACCACCCAccctccaccaccaccttccACCCCATCCTTTCTAACCCAAAGCCGCTTGCGACCCTCGCCGCTGGTCACTACCCACCGGCAGTTCGATCCACGCCCGGCCAGCGGCGCTATCGTGCTACCTCGCCTCCACCCCTAGGTTGATGCGATGTATTCCACCTGTTGACTGGAGACTTTATTATTGGTATATCGATCGATCCGGGAGAAGCAAAACGAAATCAAGATTTGGCCTTGAGTTTCTAGCCGACTCATATAAGTGAGGGTGTAAATTGAGGTGGCGTATCTTTCTCTCTGATGGGCTTCCTTATGAAAACATCCATTTGTATATGGGTATAGACGGTCTTTCATTATTCATTGTGATATTGACCATATTTCTGATCCCTATTTGCATTTCATTGGGTTGGTCTGGTATGACTCGTTATCCCCATCTCAGCCCAGGCTAACATAGCCTGACTTATTCAGGGGCCGGGAGAGAGTGCTCGGAATGGACTGGGATGGAATAGAAAGAATGTGAAGCAACAAGCACCCCCCGCCCCATTC
This portion of the Panicum virgatum strain AP13 chromosome 2N, P.virgatum_v5, whole genome shotgun sequence genome encodes:
- the LOC120659361 gene encoding putative deoxyribonuclease TATDN1; this encodes MASTAVKLIDIAVNFTDGMFKGIYHGKQCHAADIPAVLARAWAAGVDRIIVTGGSLKESREALEIAETDGRLFCTVGVHPTRCGEFEESGDPEGHFQALLALAKEGIEKGKVVAVGECGLDYDRLHFCPADVQKKYFEKQFELAEAVKLPMFLHMRAAGEDFCEIMSRNLYRFPGGVTHSFTDSAEDRDKLLSFEKMFIGVNGCSLKTNENLEVLRGIPVERLMIETDSPYCDIRNTHAGSQYVKSVWPSKKKEKYEPDSMVKGRNEPCLVRQVLEVVAGCKGITDIEGLSKTLYHNTCRLFFPQDLDASAEAQLESGTNVQDS
- the LOC120662277 gene encoding uncharacterized protein LOC120662277, which encodes MASPEPAAQPIPAQERSPPAAAGREEAPREPVPEAAAPGAAEAEEECECEFCFFMKAGGCKDAYVALEECFEAAQKEGADFDERCDEVTANLRKCMDAHAHYYLPVLLRAVRVPGEEV